A single region of the Nicotiana sylvestris chromosome 6, ASM39365v2, whole genome shotgun sequence genome encodes:
- the LOC138870805 gene encoding uncharacterized protein encodes MIKNYPQWEIERKKEMAEQRNRKNEQVQPKRNKGSTKAMVAAWGETSDKDSEDEAVDEQALMAIGESDDEQDVSVIYLKDKIQFLSKERLSELLLDFIDESEVINNEKEQLSREYVILKAKCKNLESRASESDSKNAELKNQVLELDTSVLELRFENLKLKLGTGKKKADHTHLTLKVNLGKMKDELCKKGEQIRVLKEELGKGKRVNNIYIVDLSTLLENELTCLSVLDNDPLLWHKKLGHASLNQLNKLVSKDLKTQKQLGNQRASIRRKCICSFDETNILSERQEYADEAIGLVKELSEISAQAKVAPKEGTCDGTGDSIQGNLTGGTEQRGTEINPLNEPVHDPIPQQQNMGETSSRNQLVVKPHKYQSPHPIENVITDPTFGVKTRS; translated from the exons atgatcaagaattATCCTCAGTGGGAAATTGAACGGAAGAAGGAAATGGCTGAACAAAGGAACAGGAAGAAcgaacaggttcaacccaaaaggaacaaaggatcaacaaaggctatggttgctgcttggggagaaacatcagataaggattcagaagatgaagctgtagatgaacaagcacttatggccattggagaatcagatgatgaacaagatgTAAGTGTAAtttatctcaaagacaagatacaatttttgtctaaagaaaggttatctGAATTATTGCTAGACTTCATCGATGAGTCTGAGGTAataaacaatgagaaggaacaacTGTCTAGGGAGTATGttatcctaaaagccaagtgcaaaaatttAGAATCTAGGGCTAGTgagagtgatagtaaaaatgctgagttgaagaaccaggtacttgaacttgacaccagtgtcttagaacttaggtttgaaaatttaaaactgaaattaggaacaggtaagaagaaagctgatcacacacatctcaccttaaAAGTAAATCTAGGAAAGATGAAGGATGAGTTGTGCAAGAAAggtgagcagataagagtcctaaaagaaGAACTAGGCAAG ggaaaaagagttaacaatatttacattgtagatttgtccactcttttagaaaatgaacttacttgcttgagtgtgttggacaatgatcccctcctatgGCACAAaaaacttggtcatgcaagtctgaatcaactcaacaaattagtctccaaggacctg aaaactcagaaacaactaggtaatcaacgtGCATCAATCAG AAGAAAGTGTATATGTagttttgatgaaactaacattctttctgagagacaagaATATGcagatgaagctattgggctggtaaaagaattgagtgaaatctcagctcaagctaaagttgcaccaaaagaaggaacatgtgatggaacaggTGATTCCATCCaaggcaacctgacagggggaactgaacaaagaggaACTGAAATCAATCCCCTAAATGAACCTGTTCATGACCctattcctcagcaacagaacatgggagaaacatcgaGCAGAAATCagctggttgtgaaacctcacaagtatcaaagtcctcatcccattgagaacgtAATCACTGATCCAACCTTtggagttaaaactagatcataa